A genome region from Triticum aestivum cultivar Chinese Spring chromosome 2B, IWGSC CS RefSeq v2.1, whole genome shotgun sequence includes the following:
- the LOC123043474 gene encoding uncharacterized protein, producing the protein MAAKKCPDIFVKDALPPKVRKVALTLPMLHSPNFVITPKRPVSIITTLILNMKFSDGEELRKAANMLGLFPCLQVLQIWCLAFEWTDKHAFGQWQPAADTITCLNERLKYVELHGYYGTTGEVQFAGFLMAGAKALRAMHANTARQ; encoded by the exons ATGGCGGCTAAAAAATGTCCCGACATCTTTGTAAAAGATGCCCTTCCTCCTAAGGTCCGAAAGGTTGCTCTCACGCTTCCAATGCTGCACTCGCCCAACTTTGTGATTACGCCTAAG AGGCCAGTATCCATCATTACAACACTTATCCTCAACATGAAATTTAGTGATGGTGAAGAACTGAGGAAGGCTGCCAACATGTTAGGCTTGTTCCCCTGTTTGCAAGTTCTTCAGATTTGG TGCCTCGCCTTTGAATGGACGGATAAACATGCGTTTGGACAGTGGCAACCAGCAGCCGATACAATTACCTGCCTAAATGAGCGTCTCAAATACGTGGAGCTTCATGGGTATTATGGCACTACAGGGGAGGTGCAATTTGCAGGTTTCCTCATGGCCGGAGCAAAAGCTCTGAGGGCCATGCATGCAAATACTGCACGGCAGTAA
- the LOC123043473 gene encoding ER membrane protein complex subunit 8/9 homolog: MGVECRYEVAQAAYVKLALHALKHPAAAVNGLLVGRLADPAASPAVVSVADAVPLSHQPHHLPLLPTLELALTLVEDHFQAQGLAVVGYYHANARRDDADLPAVAKRVGDHIFRYFPRAAVLLLDNVKLEEVVKGNSRDEVVQLYTRDSSKSWRQAGSDGSSQLKLKEPSTNVVLADHVTTKKWQQVVDFDDHLDDISKDWLNASLLG; this comes from the exons ATGGGCGTGGAGTGCCGGTACGAGGTCGCGCAGGCGGCGTACGTGAAGCTCGCGCTGCACGCGCTCAAGCACCCGGCGGCGGCCGTCAACGGGCTCCTCGTCGGCCGCCTGGCGGACCCGGCCGCCTCCCCGGCCGTCGTCTCGGTCGCCGACGCCGTGCCGCTCTCCCACCAGCCGCACCACCTCCCGCTGCTCCCCACGCTCGAGCTCGCGCTCACCCTCGTCGAGGACCACTTCCAGGcgcagggcctcgccgtcgtcggaTACTACCACGCCAACGCGCGCCGCGACGACGCCGACCTCCCCGCCGTCGCCAAGCGCGTCGGGGACCACATCTTCCGCTACTTCCCCCGCGCCGCCGTGCTGCTG CTGGACAACGTGAAGCTCGAGGAGGTGGTCAAGGGGAACAGCCGCGACGAAGTTGTTCAG CTATACACCAGGGATTCATCAAAAAGCTGGCGTCAGGCTGGATCTGATGGAAGTAGTCAGCTCAAACTGAAAGAGCCATCTACCAATGTGGTCTTAGCTGATCATGTTACCACGAAGAAATGGCAGCAAGTTGTTGATTTCGACGACCACCTCGATGATATCAGCAA GGACTGGTTGAACGCAAGCCTGCTTGGTTGA